In Podospora pseudoanserina strain CBS 124.78 chromosome 5, whole genome shotgun sequence, a single window of DNA contains:
- a CDS encoding hypothetical protein (COG:E; EggNog:ENOG503NZXF), producing the protein MTSKAPIPFSDPPALMGLPSPYFTPSHLQWAKAIRPFITSNLHSLAVESEQSPTATVPESVFSTFANHHMLIPALPAPLPAAWLKKLGIHTLLGGLKVEDFDSLHGYIYSDEMVRSGLAGPPGSLTTGIAFGLPLILKFGSPILQEKIVPDILLGRKRICIAITEPEAGSDVAGIVTTAKKSPDGQHYIINGTKKWITNGIWSDYASMAVRTGPPGSGAAGISLLVVPLKNYPGVNMRRLKVAGQISAGTTFIELDDVQVPVENLIGKENHGMKYIMTNFNHERLAVATGTTRQARVALSAAFEYVMKREAFGKPLVEQPVVRHRLAKAGALLESLTAWVEHFAYWMTRLPAEEADVKLGGMTALLKAQAGIVFRECADTAVLLFGGNGFTTTGQGMVAEMLYREVPGTRIPGGSEDVLLDLAVRQLLKIYKVQTKMLEDGKAAKL; encoded by the exons ATGACCTCCAAagcccccatccccttctccGACCCCCCAGCCCTCATgggcctcccctccccctacttcaccccttcccacctccAATGGGCCAAAGCCATCCgccccttcatcacctccaacctccactCCCTCGCCGTCGAATCCGAGCaatcccccaccgccaccgtcccCGAATCCGTCTTTTCCACCtttgccaaccaccacatgctcatccccgccctccccgcccccctgCCCGCAGCCTGGCTCAAAAAACTCGGCatccacaccctcctcggcggcctgAAAGtagaagactttgactcCCTTCACGGCTACATCTACAGCGACGAAATGGTCCGCTCCGGCCTCGCCGGCCCCCCAGGCTCCCTCACGACCGGCATCGCCTTCggcctccccctcatcctcaagttcggctcccccatcctccaagaAAAAATCGTCCCCGACATCCTCCTGGGCAGAAAAAGAATCTGCATCGCCATCACAGAACCCGAGGCCGGCTCCGACGTGGCCGGGATCGTGACTACGGCCAAGAAATCCCCCGACGGACAACACTACATTATAAACGGCACCAAGAAATGGATCACAAACGGCATCTGGTCCGACTACGCCTCCATGGCCGTCCGCACCGGCCCCCCCGGTTCGGGAGCAGCAGGCATTTCCCTCCTTGTCGTCCCGCTCAAAAACTACCCCGGGGTTAACATGCGCCGTCTCAAAGTCGCGGGACAAATCTCGGCCGGGACTACTTTCATCGAGCTGGACGACGTGCAAGTCCCGGTTGAGAACCTGATTGGAAAGGAAAACCACGGGATGAAGTACATAATGACCAATTTCAACCATGAGAGGTTAGCCGTCGCCACGGGGACGACAAGGCAGGCTCGGGTGGCGCTCAGCGCGGCCTTCGAGTACGTcatgaagagggaggcgttTGGAAAGCCGCTGGTGGAACAGCCCGTGGTGCGGCACCGGCTGGCGAAAGCGGGCGCGTTGCTGGAGAGTTTGACTGCGTGGGTGGAGCATTTTGCTTATTGGATGACAAGACtgccggcggaggaggcggatgtcAAGTTGGGGGGTATGACGGCGTTGCTGAAGGCGCAGGCGGGGATTGTGTTCAGGGAGTGTGCTGATacggcggtgttgttgtttgggggcAATGGGTTCACCACTACGGGGCAGGGAATGGTTGCTGAGA TGCTCTACCGAGAGGTTCCGGGGACGAGAATTCCGGGAGGGTCGGAGGATGTCCTGCTTGACTTGGCGGTTCGGCAGCTGCTCAAGATTTACAAGGTGCAGACCAAGATGTTGGAGGATGGAAAGGCTGCGAAACTGTAG
- the IRE1 gene encoding bifunctional endoribonuclease/protein kinase ire1 (COG:T; EggNog:ENOG503NUNM; BUSCO:EOG09260P2K), which produces MLRRPPGQRKYTWATLAVIFLPLLQLADAQQQHSGHDQRQPDRLRSPLEGDHQHVAQNIASTALTAEPLVETPAIHARRKNTVTREPDVLSPSRDTDTNNIYNAHDVRAQAFAPDSSDLSVRAPPPSKDIPNRGAGLSQHIARRLEEWEVEDFVLLATVDGDLYASDRRTGVERWHFKAGSPMIETRHFRTNRSALDEDFDPIDHYIWVVEPTRDGELYLWRPNEEGTGLAKMPWTMKKVVEDLSPLSDPDEGIMYTGDKKTTMVTFNAATGAIMEEVGSGGVFVNQVDNESCYKPNALTDEDEACHSGTITLGRTEYTVVIHRVGSGPIASLKYSEWGPNTRDRDLIQQNQFSRDQTYITGAPDGRFFGIAYSSKADQLFMSTLDSPIARVFDVLQRGESKPGEKPRRVVLPHPPLPGQQNTDFDDEKVLLNQTGTGSWYAMSKSRYPLISQAPAAQIGKAEWWKAVDRPNELQMSKALVGVHQVPVAQPGSLPFKDVASLPLLIDAPPKHEGIESPPNMDVPQSLSPAEPASTDILHAAKEQIDKFGNTTVSELFSPQNMFIVLLFLAVYFKDSIRKWFLNGQTSKTHHPEFEVKVLPSPQIEELPTTPEAAAPQAVPVEPSAPKEELETPIVASGGDATPVPVAVPALVEPAALDASTPTSNPVIDGATVAAETPKKKKAHRGRRGGKKHQKGNGSKEQGDNSGSRDDDPPQESVEEAVNKAKQLRPAPTLEPDILTVSGNTDEVSGSIIRMGGLEVNEADQLGTGSNGTVVFSGKWDGRAVAVKRMLVQFHEIASQETKLLRESDDNYNVIRYFAQQQRASFLYIALELCEASLADVITKPYNHLALARAGEMHMENVLLQIANGISHLHSLRIVHRDLKPQNILVNMGKNGRPRILVSDFGLCKKLEGTQSSFGATTAHAAGTTGWRAPELLIDDDAPPHAHPMALAEPGSSFHSTSNATGPEGTPSSTRRVTRAIDIFSLGLVYYYMLTRGKHPYDCGDRFMREVNIRKGTKSLKDLSVLGDRTAEAEHLIDWMLNPDPKERPTAKQVMGHPFFWDPKKRLDFLCDVSDHFEKEPRDPPSASLVTLEASSKEVIGLGQNFLKKLPQPFVDSLGKQRKYTGDKMLDLLRALRNKKNHYEDMPENVKKMVGSLPEGYMQFWSSRFPMLLLECWHVVWEIGAWEGNRFRGYYEPEVVVP; this is translated from the exons ATGTTGCGACGGCCTCCTGGCCAGCGCAAATACACCTGGGCAACCCTCGCCGTAATCTTCCTGCCTCTGCTCCAGTTGGCCGatgctcagcagcagcactcGGGCCACGATCAGCGTCAGCCAGACCGGTTACGATCTCCCCTCGAGGGCGACCACCAGCATGTCGCTCAAAACATAGCCTCAACCGCCCTGACGGCCGAGCCCCTCGTCGAAACGCCTGCCATCCACGCACGGCGCAAGAACACCGTCACCCGGGAGCCCGACGTGCTGTCACCATCCCGCGATaccgacaccaacaacatctACAATGCTCACGATGTGCGCGCCCAAGCTTTTGCTCCGGACTCCTCCGACCTGTCCGTTcgagcacctcctccatcaaaaGACATCCCCAACCGTGGGGCTGGACTCTCGCAGCATATTGCGCGGCGTCTGGAGGAGTGGGAAGTGGAAGACTTTGTTCTTCTGGCGACCGTCGATGGGGATCTCTACGCCAGCGACAGGAGAACCGGCGTGGAGCGCTGGCACTTCAAGGCCGGTAGTCCCATGATCGAGACCCGTCACTTTCGTACCAACCGCTCCGCTCTTGACGAAGACTTTGATCCCATTGATCACTACATATGGGTGGTGGAGCCCACCCGCGACGGGGAGCTCTATCTGTGGAGGCCAAACGAAGAAGGGACCGGCCTCGCCAAGATGCCCTGGACCATGAaaaaggtggtggaagatCTCTCCCCGCTCAGTGACCCGGACGAGGGCATCATGTACACCGGGGACAAGAAAACCACCATGGTCACTTTCAACGCCGCAACAGGCGCCATCATGGAAGAGGTCGGCTCTGGTGGCGTTTTTGTCAACCAGGTGGATAACGAGAGTTGCTACAAACCGAACGCCCtcaccgacgaggacgaggcatGCCACAGCGGTACCATCACCCTGGGACGCACTGAATACACCGTCGTGATTCACCGTGTAGGAAGCGGGCCCATTGCGTCTCTCAAGTACAGCGAATGGGGCCCCAATACTCGCGACAGGGATCTGATCCAGCAGAACCAGTTCAGCAGGGACCAAACGTACATCACCGGTGCTCCCGACGGGCGTTTCTTCGGAATCGCGTATTCCAGCAAGGCAGATCAGTTGTTCATGTCCACGCTCGACTCGCCCATCGCTCGCGTCTTTGATGTCTTGCAGCGCGGGGAATCAAAACCGGGCGAGAAGCCACGCCGTGTTGTTCTGCCCCATCCTCCACTGCCTGGGCAGCAAAACACCGATTTCGACGATGAAAAAGTGTTACTCAACCAAACTGGGACCGGCAGTTGGTACGCCATGTCCAAAAGCCGTTATCCCTTGATTTCACAGGCCCCGGCGGCACAGATCGGCAAAGCAGAGTGGTGGAAAGCCGTTGACAGGCCCAACGAACTCCAAATGTCCAAGGCTCTGGTTGGCGTCCATCAAGTCCCCGTCGCTCAGCCCGGCAGTCTCCCCTTCAAGGATGTCGCCAGCTTGCCTCTGTTGATCGACGCGCCCCCCAAGCATGAGGGCATCGAGTCTCCTCCCAACATGGACGTCCCTCAGTCATTGTCCCCGGCTGAACCGGCGTCCACTGACATTTTGCACGCGGCAAAGGAGCAAATCGACAAGTTTGGCAACACCACCGTGTCCGAGTTGTTCAGCCCTCAGAACATGTTCATCGTCTTGTTGTTTCTGGCGGTGTACTTCAAAGACTCGATTCGCAAGTGGTTTCTGAATGGCCAGACGTCCAAGACGCACCACCCCGAATTCGAAGTCAAGGTGCTACCGAGTCCTCAAATCGAAGAGCTGCCGACGACTCCggaggctgctgccccaCAGGCGGTCCCAGTCGAGCCCAGTGCACCAAAGGAAGAGCTCGAGACACCTATTGTGGCTTCGGGCGGCGACGCCACACCCGTCCCCGTTGCTGTCCCCGCTCTCGTTGAGCCTGCGGCTTTGGATGCGTCCACACCCACGTCCAACCCCGTTATTGACGGTGccactgttgctgctgaaactcctaagaagaagaaggcgcaCAGAGGCCGTCGTGGTGGTAAGAAACACCAAAAAGGAAACGGTAGCAAGGAGCAGGGTGATAATTCAGGATCTCGAGATGACGACCCTCCGCAGGAGTccgtggaggaggctgtCAACAAGGCGAAGCAGCTTCGTCCCGCACCGACGTTGGAGCCTGATATTTTGACTGTCTCCGGCAACACTGACGAGGTTTCCGGCTCCATCATTCGAATGGGCGGGCTCGAGGTCAACGAAGCCGATCAGCTGGGCACAGGAAGCAATGGTACCGTTGTCTTTTCTGGCAAGTGGGATGGCCGTGCCGTTGCTGTGAAGCGTATGTTGGTGCAGTTTCACGAGATTGCCAGCCAGGAAACGAAGCTGTTGCGCGAGAGTGATGACAACTACAACG TGATTCGATACTTTGCCCAGCAACAGCGTGCTTCGTTTCTGTACATTGCCCTCGAGCTGTGCGAGGCGTCATTGGCCGATGTCATTACCAAACCATACAACCACCTCGCCCTGGCGAGAGCTGGCGAGATGCACATGGAGAACGTCCTCTTGCAAATCGCCAATGGCATCAGCCATCTGCATTCGTTGCGCATCGTCCATCGCGACCTCAAGCCTCAAAACATCCTCGTCAACATGGGCAAAAACGGCCGACCGCGCATTCTGGTCTCTGATTTCGGTCTATGCAAGAAGCTGGAAGGCACCCAGTCCTCGTTTggtgccaccaccgcccacgcTGCAGGAACCACAGGCTGGCGCGCTCCCGAGCTTCTgatcgacgacgacgcaCCACCGCACGCGCACCCCATGGCTCTCGCCGAACCGGGCTCCAGCTTCCATTCCACGTCCAACGCCACCGGTCCGGAGGGCACCCCGTCGTCCACACGCCGCGTCACTCGTGCTATTGACATCTTTTCGCTGGGCTTGGTGTACTATTACATGCTGACCCGCGGCAAACACCCCTACGACTGCGGCGACCGCTTCATGCGCGAGGTCAACATCCGCAAGGGCACCAAAAGCCTCAAGGACCTCAGCGTTTTGGGCGATAGAACCGCCGAAGCAGAACATCTAATCGACTGGATGCTCAACCCGGACCCCAAGGAGCGCCCCACAGCCAAGCAAGTCATGGGCCACCCTTTCTTTTGGGACCCCAAGAAACGCCTCGACTTTTTGTGCGACGTCTCTGACCACTTCGAAAAAGAACCGCGTGATCCACCTTCTGCATCGCTTGTTACCCTGGAGGCGAGCAGCAAGGAGGTTATTGGGCTAGGGCAGAACTTTTTGAAGAAATTGCCGCAGCCGTTTGTGGATAGTTTGGGCAAGCAGAGGAAGTATACGGGGGATAAGATGCTTGATTTGTTGAGGGCGTTGAGGAATAAAAAGAATCATTATGAGGATATGCCCGAGAATGtcaagaagatggtggggagCTTGCCGGAGGGGTACATGCAGTTTTGGTCGAGCAGGTTTCCGATGTTGTTGCTCGAGTGCTGGCATGTGGTTTGGGAGAttggggcttgggaggggaaTCGGTTCAGGGGATATTATGAGCCTGAGGTTGTGGTGCCTTAG
- a CDS encoding hypothetical protein (BUSCO:EOG09261MOX; COG:O; EggNog:ENOG503NVAX): MADGAAPTGDNQASSGPRGDGNRDRGRGRGRGGRGRGRGDHSRGRGRGSGGGRGGGAGHHRTGNTATTDPASQEPKKAPNFKKTEALDGQADDNAETCFICANPITHFSVAPCNHTTCHICSLRLRALYKSKDCPHCRTSSPYVIFTDDGTKRFEDYTAKDITSTDDNIGIKYAGEEIVGDTILLLRFNCPDSECDFAGLGWQDLHQHVRNVHHMKMCDLCTRNKKVFTHEHELFADKQLTEHMRHGDDKPGAADQTGFRGHPLCGFCGARFYDSDKLYEHCRNKHERCFLCDRRDSRQPHYFLDYDALEQHFKKDHFLCNDRECLEKKFVVFESEMDLKAHQLSEHGGSVGSGRDARRVDMSNFDLRQRYEQERGAPRGGRNQERRRAPDPANEPIPASSAQPLRRDEIAFQRQMAIQSGAANRAPPPGPAPGPSRPPPPAIAAARAAAAATAAPIDAMENLSITDWSSLTQEQRASLARHNAVVERASNLLGNNENKIATFRQYISNYNRGSMNPTQLIDAFASLFADTSSDTALGTLVREVAELFEDKKKGEALRAAWQNRRARTQDREEEYPSLPGLGGMHGATTSTTGWATAAAPTRVTLHNNGAAANSNRVLKLKNSTRRGSVGNASVMSFASASSGGGGRGVAASSAAAFPALPSASRPAPAQPSWTAGGSSAPPAPKTTTASHVGTGAVKRGPPPQTNSSDAFPALPAAPKPKTTIFGYGRGVVRRDFGVSRDTGFSWGGGGGGGGGGGAASGSGKRGRGR, translated from the exons ATGGCTGACGGAGCTGCTCCTACTGGCGATAACCAGGCATCCAGCGGACCTAGAGGCGACGGCAATAGAgacagaggcagaggcagaggtcgTGGCGGTAGGGGCCGTGGGAGGGGAGACCACTCTCGTGGTAGAGGGCGTGGtagtggaggaggacgaggaggaggcgccggACATCACCGTACTGGAAACACGGCCACCACAGATCCAGCTTCGCAGGAACCAAAGAAGGCCCCCAACTTCAAAAAGACCGAGGCTCTAGACGGCCAGGCCGACGACAATGCCGAAACTTGCTTCATTTGcgccaaccccatcacccatTTCTCTGTTGCTCCCTGCAACCACACCACATGTCACATCTGTTCTTTGCGGTTGAGAGCGCTCTACAAGAGCAAGGATTGTCCCCATTGCAGG ACATCATCGCCATATGTTATCTTCACCGATGACGGAACCAAGCGCTTCGAGGACTACACGGCCAAGGATATTACCAGCACAGATGACAACATTGGTATCAAATACGccggggaggagattgtgggAGATACCATTCTTTTGCTGAGGTTTAATTGCCCGGATTCCGAGTGCGACTTTGCTGGTCTGGGCTGGCAGGACCTGCATCAACACGTCCGCAATGTGCACCACATGAAGATGTGCGACTTGTGCACACGGAACAAGAAGGTCTTTACACATGAGCACGAACTGTTTGCGGACAAGCAGCTCACCGAGCATATGCGCCACGGCGACGACAAGCCCGGCGCGGCCGACCAGACCGGCTTCAGGGGACATCCGCTGTGCGGCTTCTGCGGAGCTAGGTTCTACGATAGCGACAAGCTGTATGAGCATTGCCGCAACAAGCACGAGCGGTGTTTCTTGTGTGATAGGAGAGATTCAAGGCAGCCGCATTATTTCCTCGACTACGACGCACTTGAGCAGCATTTCAAGAAGGATCACTTTCTTTGCAACGATCGGGAATGTCTGGAGAAGAAGTTTGTTGTGTTCGAGTCTGAAATGGATCTCAAGGCCCATCAGCTTTCTGAGCATGGTGGGTCTGTAGGAAGCGGTAGAGATGCGAGGAGGGTAGACATGTCCAACTTTGACTTGCGCCAGAGATATGAGCAGGAGAGAGGGGCTCCTAGGGGCGGAAGAAATCAAGAGCGTCGGCGTGCGCCCGACCCTGCCAACGAGCCGATACCTGCCAGCTCCGCCCAGCCTCTGCGAAGAGATGAGATTGCCTTTCAGCGTCAGATGGCGATACAATCCGGCGCTGCTAACCGGGCACCGCCACCTGGCCCTGCTCCCGGCCCGTctcgaccaccacctccagccaTCGCAGCCGCTCGTGcggctgccgctgccaccGCCGCACCCATCGACGCCATGGAAAACCTCTCCATAACCGACTGGTCATCTCTCACCCAGGAACAACGTGCCAGCTTGGCCCGCCACAACGCTGTCGTCGAGCGCGCGTCTAATCTCCTTGGCAACAACGAGAACAAGATTGCCACTTTTAGACAATACATCTCCAACTACAACCGCGGAAGCATGAACCCAACCCAGCTCATCGACGCCTTTGCTTCGTTGTTTGCCGACACCTCCTCCGACACGGCGTTGGGGACCCTGGTGAGGGAAGTAGCAGAGTTGTTtgaagacaagaagaagggagaggctCTCCGCGCGGCGTGGCAGAACAGGAGGGCGAGAACGCAggacagggaggaggagtatcCTTCCCTTCCGGGATTGGGGGGCATGCACGGCGCTACTACCTCGACGACGGGGTGGGCGACGGCTGCGGCGCCGACGAGAGTCACGCTTCACAACAATGGCGCTGCTGCTAACTCGAACCGGGTGTTGAAACTGAAGAATAGCACTAGGAGAGGGAGTGTGGGTAACGCGTCGGTGATGTCTTTTGCTTCGGCGTCGAGCGGTGGGGGGGGTAGGggtgttgctgcttcttcggCAGCTGCATTTCCTGCTCTTCCTTCTGCGTCGAGACCTGCACCGGCACAGCCAAGTTGGACCGCTGGGGGGAGCAGCGCACCTCCGGCACCGAAGACCACGACTGCTAGTCACGTTGGGACGGGAgcggtgaagagggggcCGCCACCGCAGACGAACAGTAGTGATGCTTTTCCTGCTTTGCCTGCTGCTCCGAAGCCAAAGACGACTATTTTTGGgtatgggaggggggtggtgaggagggatttTGGGGTGAGTAGGGATACTGGATTtagctggggtggtggtggtggtggtggtggtggtggtggtgcggcaAGTGGAAGTGGGAAACGCGGGAGGGGCAGGTGA
- a CDS encoding hypothetical protein (EggNog:ENOG503P17X; COG:K) codes for MSAPLTDEETTEYSRIIDGILAAADLQTVTRKKIRQGLEAAIEKDLSDQKEAIKKLIEARFDAVSANNADATPPETNGYSPEDGGEDGEIQVSLQPAKKKVKRESSSEDADRRLAAELQAQENALSRARVTRGAGTTKPKAKPKAKAAKKKSAKRVRSDDDSEVEDGEEKPKRKAGGGFQKPFNLSEALADVCGEPQLSRPQVVKKLWDHIKANELQDPNDKRNINCDEKLRAVFRQDKINMFSMNKLLGSQLYPIEEA; via the exons GCACCAT TGACGGATGAGGAGACCACAGAGTACAGCCGAATCATTGACggcatcctcgccgccgccgacctcCAGACAGTTACCAGGAAAAAGATTCGCCAAGGACTAGAGGCTGCGATTGAGAAGGATCTGAGCGATCAGAAA GAAGCAATCAAGAAGCTCATAGAAGCGCGTTTCGACGCCGTATCCGCCAACAATGCCGATGCAACGCCTCCCGAAACGAATGGTTATTCTCCAGAGGatggaggcgaggatggagagatCCAAGTCTCGCTGCAGCCAGCCAAGAAAAAGGTGAAGCGCGAGAGCTCCAGTGAGGATGCCGACCGTCGCCTCGCCGCCGAACTTCAGGCTCAAGAGAACGCACTTTCAAGAGCCCGTGTCACGCGCGGAGCTGGCACCACGAAACCAAAAGCAAAgcccaaggccaaggctgccaagaaAAAGAGCGCCAAACGCGTGAGGTCCGATGATGACAGCGAGgtcgaggacggcgaggaaAAGCCAAAGAGAAAAGCCGGAGGAGGCTTTCAAAAGCCATTTAATCTCAGCGAGGCTCTTGCGGATGTGTGTGGCGAGCCACAG TTGTCGCGCCCACAGGTGGTCAAGAAGCTCTGGGACCATATCAAAGCCAACGAGCTCCAGGACCCCAACGACAAACGCAACATTAACTGTGACGAAAAGCTGAGGGCTGTCTTCAGGCAGGACAAGATCAACATGTTCTCCATGAACAAGCTCTTGGGCAGCCAGCTCTACCCCATCGAGGAGGCCTAG